The Canis lupus baileyi chromosome 29, mCanLup2.hap1, whole genome shotgun sequence genome includes a region encoding these proteins:
- the LOC140620980 gene encoding tubulin alpha-1A chain — MRECISIHVGQAGVQIGNACWELYCLEHGIQPDGQMPSDKTIGGGDDSFNTFFSETGAGKHVPRAVFVDLEPTVIDEVRTGTYRQLFHPEQLITGKEDAANNYARGHYTIGKEIIDLVLDRIRKLADQCTGLQGFLVFHSFGGGTGSGFTSLLMERLSVDYGKKSKLEFSIYPAPQVSTAVVEPYNSILTTHTTLEHSDCAFMVDNEAIYDICRRNLDIERPTYTNLNRLIGQIVSSITASLRFDGALNVDLTEFQTNLVPYPRIHFPLATYAPVISAEKAYHEQLSVAEITNACFEPANQMVKCDPRHGKYMACCLLYRGDVVPKDVNAAIATIKTKRTIQFVDWCPTGFKVGINYQPPTVVPGGDLAKVQRAVCMLSNTTAIAEAWARLDHKFDLMYAKRAFVHWYVGEGMEEGEFSEAREDMAALEKDYEEVGVDSVEGEGEEEGEEY, encoded by the coding sequence ATGCGTGAGTGTATCTCGATCCACGTTGGCCAGGCAGGTGTCCAGATCGGCAATGCCTGCTGGGAGCTCTATTGCCTGGAACACGGCATTCAGCCCGATGGCCAGATGCCAAGTGACAAGACCATTGGGGGAGGAGATGACTCCTTCAACACCTTCTTCAGTGAGACGGGCGCTGGCAAGCATGTGCCCAGGGCAGTGTTTGTAGACCTGGAGCCCACAGTCATTGATGAAGTTCGCACTGGCACCTACCGCCAGCTCTTCCACCCTGAGCAGCTCATCACAGGCAAGGAAGATGCTGCCAATAACTATGCCCGAGGGCACTACACCATTGGCAAGGAGATCATTGACCTTGTCTTGGACCGAATTCGGAAACTGGCTGACCAGTGCACGGGTCTTCAGGGCTTCTTGGTTTTCCACAGCTTTGGAGGGGGAACCGGTTCTGGGTTCACCTCCCTGCTGATGGAACGTCTCTCTGTCGATTATGGCAAGAAGTCCAAGCTAGAGTTCTCCATCTACCCTGCCCCCCAGGTGTCCACAGCTGTAGTAGAGCCCTACAACTCCATCCTCACCACCCACACCACCCTGGAGCACTCTGATTGTGCCTTCATGGTAGACAATGAGGCCATCTATGACATCTGTCGTAGAAACCTCGATATTGAGCGCCCAACCTACACTAATCTAAACAGGTTGATAGGTCAAATTGTGTCCTCCATCACTGCTTCCCTCAGATTTGATGGAGCCCTGAATGTGGATCTGACGGAGTTCCAGACCAACCTGGTGCCCTATCCCCGCATCCACTTCCCTCTGGCCACATATGCCCCTGTCATCTCTGCTGAGAAAGCCTACCATGAACAGCTTTCTGTAGCAGAGATCACCAATGCATGCTTTGAGCCAGCCAACCAGATGGTGAAATGTGACCCTCGCCATGGTAAATACATGGCTTGCTGCCTGTTGTACCGTGGTGATGTGGTTCCCAAAGATGTCAATGCTGCCATTGCCACCATCAAGACCAAGCGTACCATCCAGTTTGTGGACTGGTGCCCCACTGGCTTCAAAGTGGGCATTAACTACCAGCCTCCCACTGTGGTACCCGGTGGAGACCTGGCCAAAGTACAGCGAGCTGTGTGCATGCTGAGCAACACCACAGCCATTGCTGAGGCCTGGGCTCGCCTGGACCACAAGTTTGACCTGATGTATGCCAAGCGTGCCTTTGTTCACTGGTATGTGGGTGAGGGCATGGAGGAAGGAGAGTTTTCTGAGGCCCGTGAGGACATGGCTGCCCTGGAGAAGGATTATGAGGAGGTTGGTGTGGATTCTGTTGAAGGAGAGggtgaagaagaaggagaggaatacTAA